One Halanaerobium hydrogeniformans genomic window, ATTCCGTTAATTAACCAATCAAACATGTATTAATTTCCTCCTATTCTACCGGATCATATCCACCTGGATGAAAAGGATGGCAGCGTAAAATACGCTTTAATCCCATCCAAACTCCTTTCAAAGCCCCATGTTTTTTAATTGCAATTTTGCTATATTCAGAACATGTAGGCCTGAATCGGCAGCTTTTTGGAGTCCAGGGAGAAATAATCTTCTGATAGATTGTAATAAAAAACAATAATATTTTTTTCATAATTATCACCCTAATTTAATTCAAGTCGCAATTAGCCAGGCAAAACTCAATTATACTTTAAATGAAAATTAATGTTTGTAGAGAATTTAAGTTAGCTAGAATATAAATTTTGAAATATTTAACTAAAAAAGAGGCTAATAACAACTATGTAATGCTTTAAAGTAATAGCTTAAAATAAAGCAGCTTTTTTATATAACTTTTTTATATCTCTTTTAAGTTCTTGAAAATCAAGCTCAACAGCTGGATTACGGGCGATAAATACTATATCATAAGCTTTAAAACCTTTTTTTTCAAACTCTCTAATTATTTCTCTCATTCTTCTTTTCAATTTGTTTCTAACAACAGCATTACCAACTTTTTTTGAAACAGATAAACCGTATTTATTAAAATCCTTTTCCGGTGTTTCCAATACATAAAGAACTAGATTTCTACTCACATATGATTTACCATTATTATAAACTTTTTTAAATTCCTTATTCTTTTTTAAACTCTCCACTTAAAAACCCCCAGCTAAACCAAAACACAATAATCTCAGTTTATTTTTCATTCATTTAAAATTATATGTTATTTAGATAATAGAGTCAAGGAATTTAAAATTTATCCACAAGATAAGAACTTAAAAGTTCTGTTGATAATTTGTTGATAATCTGTTATTATTAATATGGTTAAAGAGTAAAAAAAATAATGATTACTAAAATCATAGTTAAAAGAGCATTTTAAGAAATGT contains:
- the yidD gene encoding membrane protein insertion efficiency factor YidD; this encodes MKKILLFFITIYQKIISPWTPKSCRFRPTCSEYSKIAIKKHGALKGVWMGLKRILRCHPFHPGGYDPVE
- the rnpA gene encoding ribonuclease P protein component, whose amino-acid sequence is MESLKKNKEFKKVYNNGKSYVSRNLVLYVLETPEKDFNKYGLSVSKKVGNAVVRNKLKRRMREIIREFEKKGFKAYDIVFIARNPAVELDFQELKRDIKKLYKKAALF